From the Prosthecobacter fusiformis genome, one window contains:
- a CDS encoding TSUP family transporter has product MTLTIALLLFVAGFSAGLIDAIAGGGGLISVPALLWAGLPPQIALGTNKMQSTWGTLLAVSRYMRAGLVRWGDVRVAVAVTFVFAMLGTYVVTQISNDVLKKIVPWLLLSIAAYALLSPRFGAQPVKARLTPGVFACLGGSILGFYDGFFGPGTGSFWTVACLSILGLELTRATAYTKVVNLTSNFASLLVFVIAGGIRYDIAAVMIAGQLIGARLGSGLVIRHGAPFIRIVFLIVVFAMVAKLLWDQWASHA; this is encoded by the coding sequence ATGACCCTGACCATCGCCCTCTTGCTCTTCGTGGCCGGGTTCAGTGCCGGGTTGATTGATGCCATCGCGGGTGGCGGCGGGCTGATTTCCGTTCCGGCACTTCTTTGGGCGGGCCTGCCCCCGCAGATTGCATTGGGGACGAACAAGATGCAAAGCACCTGGGGAACTCTTCTGGCGGTGTCGCGCTACATGCGGGCGGGCCTGGTGAGATGGGGCGACGTACGTGTTGCAGTCGCAGTCACCTTTGTCTTCGCCATGCTGGGCACGTATGTGGTCACTCAGATCAGTAATGACGTGCTGAAAAAGATCGTGCCCTGGCTGCTGCTCAGCATCGCTGCCTATGCTTTGTTGAGCCCGCGTTTTGGTGCGCAACCGGTCAAGGCGCGACTCACTCCAGGCGTCTTTGCCTGCCTGGGTGGGAGTATCCTGGGTTTTTATGACGGGTTTTTTGGCCCTGGGACAGGCTCCTTCTGGACGGTCGCCTGTCTGTCCATCCTGGGTCTCGAACTCACTCGTGCCACGGCTTATACAAAGGTCGTCAATCTCACCAGCAACTTTGCCTCCCTGCTGGTCTTTGTCATCGCAGGAGGCATCCGATATGACATCGCCGCAGTGATGATCGCCGGGCAATTGATCGGTGCCCGCTTGGGTTCGGGACTGGTCATCCGCCACGGAGCCCCCTTTATCCGCATCGTATTCCTTATCGTCGTGTTTGCCATGGTGGCCAAACTCCTCTGGGATCAATGGGCGTCACACGCTTGA
- the ruvX gene encoding Holliday junction resolvase RuvX has protein sequence MPRILSIDHGTVRIGLAISDEMELTASPLKTLDAKHEAEREIARIVREKHIARIVIGMPFLMSGSRGEATERVEKFADRLGKALQHDVPIEFVDERLSSVEAEASMSRAGITDKRERNEIVDQLAAVVILQDYLNNQRGPAGFLLPDEAYDLEWTTNEPKRRRK, from the coding sequence ATGCCACGCATCCTCTCCATTGACCACGGTACTGTCCGCATCGGACTGGCCATCAGCGATGAGATGGAACTGACCGCCAGCCCGCTGAAAACCTTGGATGCCAAGCACGAAGCTGAGCGGGAAATCGCCCGAATCGTCCGGGAAAAACACATCGCCCGCATCGTCATCGGCATGCCTTTTCTCATGAGCGGCAGCCGGGGGGAAGCGACCGAACGGGTGGAGAAGTTTGCCGACCGCCTCGGCAAGGCTTTGCAGCATGACGTGCCAATCGAGTTCGTGGATGAGCGCCTTTCTTCGGTGGAAGCGGAGGCCTCCATGTCACGGGCGGGCATCACCGACAAACGCGAGCGCAACGAGATCGTGGACCAGCTTGCTGCCGTGGTCATCTTGCAGGACTACTTGAACAACCAACGCGGTCCCGCAGGATTTCTCCTGCCGGATGAAGCCTACGACCTGGAATGGACTACGAATGAGCCGAAGCGACGTCGAAAGTAG
- a CDS encoding Gfo/Idh/MocA family protein — MTPLHHLRAGIIGTGFIGPVHIEALKRLGIQVTAICASSKSARKTAELWGIEEVYGDYDHEAMYASPNVDVVHITSPNNAHVEQSLAALDMGKHVICEKPLGMTSLETAQVVAAVKKGGKKGPVFAVNYMCRFFPAVLQMRAMVERGDLGEIIHVQGHFFQDWLLHQTDFNWRVLASEGGKLRAVGDIGTHWIDAVSFILGAKAQSVFAHIETFHKTRLRPKGEVQTFAKVDPKTMVPYKVDTEDFGSVLLKFGKAKHGHADGVHANASISQVAAGWKCSLALGIYGTKGSVQWDLQQPNEIIHGRRDQPNQILQRGTPGFMDDVANFTDYPGGHAEGFSDAHKMHYRAVYEHIASEKKTPVLFATAEDGHHEVKLCEAILQSSQSKGWVKV, encoded by the coding sequence ATGACCCCCCTTCATCATCTCCGCGCAGGCATCATTGGCACCGGATTTATCGGTCCGGTCCATATTGAGGCCCTCAAGCGGCTCGGCATCCAGGTCACCGCCATCTGTGCCTCATCCAAAAGCGCCCGCAAAACCGCTGAACTCTGGGGAATCGAGGAAGTTTACGGTGATTATGACCATGAAGCCATGTACGCCAGTCCCAACGTGGACGTCGTCCATATCACCTCTCCCAATAATGCCCATGTGGAGCAGTCCCTCGCCGCCTTGGACATGGGGAAACACGTCATTTGCGAAAAACCCCTCGGCATGACCAGCCTGGAGACCGCCCAAGTCGTCGCTGCGGTTAAAAAGGGCGGGAAAAAAGGCCCCGTCTTCGCCGTGAATTACATGTGCCGCTTTTTCCCCGCTGTGCTCCAGATGCGCGCCATGGTGGAACGCGGGGACCTGGGGGAAATCATCCATGTCCAGGGTCACTTTTTCCAGGACTGGCTCCTTCATCAGACCGATTTCAATTGGCGTGTCCTTGCGAGTGAAGGTGGCAAGCTCCGCGCCGTTGGCGATATCGGCACTCACTGGATTGATGCCGTCAGCTTCATCCTGGGGGCAAAAGCCCAGAGCGTCTTTGCCCATATCGAGACCTTCCATAAAACCCGCCTCCGCCCGAAAGGTGAGGTCCAGACCTTCGCCAAGGTGGATCCTAAAACCATGGTGCCTTACAAGGTGGACACCGAAGACTTCGGCAGCGTACTCCTCAAATTTGGCAAGGCCAAGCATGGGCATGCCGATGGCGTCCACGCCAATGCTAGCATCTCCCAGGTCGCCGCAGGCTGGAAATGCAGTCTCGCCCTCGGCATCTATGGCACCAAAGGCAGCGTCCAGTGGGACCTCCAGCAGCCCAATGAAATCATCCATGGCCGCCGTGATCAGCCTAACCAGATATTGCAACGCGGCACACCCGGTTTCATGGATGATGTGGCTAATTTTACCGACTACCCCGGCGGTCATGCCGAAGGCTTCAGCGATGCCCACAAGATGCACTACCGCGCCGTCTATGAGCACATCGCCAGCGAGAAAAAGACCCCCGTGCTTTTTGCCACCGCCGAAGACGGCCATCACGAGGTCAAACTATGCGAGGCCATCCTTCAAAGCAGCCAAAGCAAAGGCTGGGTCAAAGTGTAA
- a CDS encoding tetratricopeptide repeat protein yields MIVTASELQPKHQNLWKRGQLSIEQKNWDYAVSLLLPIVKDLPYFLEGRKWLRLAEGEASGGGRKFSFGGGMFKGGSKKDPLEAIAELEENVFQKDPYNVSANQQLYDLALKLEFPELAAFALETICKGQPTNTKVMHTLAEHFMTHDEPGKASAVYAEIRKLDPRDLNAAKGEKDAAARNSIKTQGWGTGNIKDSQKDNAEANLLDLLGKQGRTLEQTESLLAHFTGLYNQDQTNINYVKSMAQLYEELEQTDNALSFYEYALTLNPGDVALQRRTELIREKAQDVYIQQMAAHIEAHPDAPDIEEKRAELAEVKKQRSLGAINESKARVERNPTDKAVRFDLGQAYFNAGMFTEAIPELQQAKSNPNIRIKAILMLGRCFEKKNMNDLAHSAFAEASKELAIMDNTKKEILYELALVSEKMGKQDQYLEALKEIYNADYGYRDVAKRVESSYN; encoded by the coding sequence ATGATCGTTACCGCGAGCGAACTGCAACCAAAGCATCAAAATCTCTGGAAAAGAGGCCAGTTGTCCATTGAGCAGAAGAACTGGGATTATGCGGTGAGCCTGCTGCTCCCCATCGTCAAAGACCTCCCATATTTCCTGGAAGGCCGCAAATGGCTGCGCCTGGCGGAAGGGGAAGCGTCTGGTGGTGGACGCAAATTCAGCTTTGGCGGCGGGATGTTTAAAGGCGGCTCCAAAAAGGATCCGCTGGAGGCTATCGCTGAACTGGAAGAAAACGTTTTCCAAAAGGATCCTTATAACGTTTCTGCCAATCAGCAGCTCTATGATCTGGCTCTAAAACTGGAATTTCCTGAGCTGGCAGCCTTTGCCCTGGAAACCATCTGCAAAGGACAGCCCACGAATACGAAAGTGATGCACACGCTGGCGGAGCACTTCATGACTCATGATGAGCCAGGAAAGGCGAGCGCCGTTTATGCAGAAATCCGCAAACTGGATCCGCGTGACCTGAATGCGGCCAAAGGTGAGAAGGATGCCGCAGCGCGCAACTCCATCAAAACCCAAGGCTGGGGCACGGGCAATATCAAGGACTCGCAGAAGGACAATGCGGAAGCGAACCTGCTGGACCTGCTGGGCAAGCAGGGGCGCACCCTGGAGCAGACCGAATCCCTGCTGGCCCACTTTACCGGCCTGTATAACCAGGACCAGACGAACATCAACTATGTGAAGAGCATGGCCCAGCTTTATGAAGAGCTGGAACAGACAGACAACGCCCTGTCCTTCTACGAATATGCGCTCACGCTGAATCCAGGGGATGTGGCCCTGCAACGCCGGACGGAGTTGATTCGTGAAAAGGCCCAGGATGTGTACATCCAACAGATGGCGGCTCACATCGAGGCACATCCAGATGCGCCGGACATTGAGGAAAAACGGGCTGAACTGGCTGAGGTCAAGAAGCAACGCTCCCTGGGTGCCATCAATGAATCCAAAGCACGAGTGGAACGCAACCCGACGGACAAAGCGGTGCGATTCGACCTGGGCCAGGCTTACTTCAATGCAGGCATGTTTACGGAAGCCATCCCTGAACTGCAGCAGGCGAAGAGCAATCCGAACATCCGCATCAAGGCCATCCTGATGTTGGGCCGCTGCTTTGAGAAGAAGAACATGAACGACCTGGCTCACAGTGCCTTCGCTGAGGCATCGAAGGAGCTGGCGATCATGGACAACACGAAGAAAGAGATCCTTTATGAACTGGCTCTCGTGAGCGAAAAAATGGGGAAACAGGACCAGTACCTGGAAGCGCTCAAGGAAATCTACAACGCAGACTACGGCTACCGCGATGTGGCCAAGCGGGTGGAGTCCTCCTACAACTGA
- the truA gene encoding tRNA pseudouridine(38-40) synthase TruA codes for MSRSDVESRLGLNKGPPPGHRRLRLVVAYCGTSWRGWQGLAISGGIQDELNAAVLKATRAVTVVHGSGRTDAGVHALAQVAHMDVPESLRMSDEAWVKSINACLPLSIRIVEVSAAAPTFHSRYDARGKVYRYRIWRSPLLSPFEADRVWQIHGPLDMEALKICMESLVGTHNFVRLSANRGDMPETLRRALPEKTTRTIHRVNLREDGDLLELEFEGDGFLYKMVRLIVGSLMLVARGRSTVNWFQELLTNDAAAQSNQMAPAAGLYLVRVLY; via the coding sequence ATGAGCCGAAGCGACGTCGAAAGTAGGCTCGGCCTCAACAAAGGTCCCCCACCAGGGCATCGTCGGCTGCGCCTCGTCGTGGCCTATTGTGGCACCTCCTGGCGTGGCTGGCAGGGGCTGGCCATCAGCGGGGGCATCCAGGATGAGCTGAATGCCGCCGTGCTCAAGGCCACCCGTGCCGTCACTGTGGTTCATGGTTCCGGCCGCACGGATGCCGGCGTTCATGCCCTGGCCCAGGTGGCACACATGGATGTGCCAGAGAGCCTGCGCATGAGTGACGAGGCCTGGGTCAAATCCATCAATGCCTGCCTGCCCTTGAGCATCCGCATTGTGGAGGTCAGCGCTGCCGCGCCCACATTCCACTCTCGCTACGATGCCCGGGGGAAGGTCTATCGCTATCGCATCTGGCGCTCGCCCCTACTCTCGCCATTTGAAGCGGATCGCGTCTGGCAGATTCATGGTCCGCTGGACATGGAGGCTCTGAAGATCTGCATGGAAAGCCTCGTCGGCACCCACAACTTCGTCCGCCTGTCCGCCAATCGCGGGGACATGCCCGAGACCCTACGCCGCGCCCTTCCAGAGAAAACCACGCGCACGATCCATCGTGTGAATCTGCGGGAGGATGGCGACCTGCTGGAACTGGAATTTGAGGGAGATGGCTTCCTTTACAAAATGGTCCGCCTCATCGTTGGCAGCCTCATGCTCGTCGCCCGTGGCCGATCTACGGTTAATTGGTTCCAGGAGCTTCTAACCAATGATGC